The Pseudomonas orientalis genome contains a region encoding:
- a CDS encoding LysR substrate-binding domain-containing protein yields MRLRHIEVIQAILQTGHPGLAAEWLQLSVGEVDATLRDAELQLGFMLFASVRGRLQATRETLELQAHIAPLYEALEPIQRLASRLKHHHAPTLRVLCTPPLANQLLPHSIALLRRRFQDTPCNLSSQPTREIVRSLLLHETEVGLSLRDPEHPHIQSSVLAQGKLQLLAPHGWLKPRQKYIALQDLAGQSMIGLEGQDPLSRLLDAKLQALRPLPVVQTRVQTYQMMRSMVEAGEGLAVVDPFTACGARDAGLDVCPISPPISVKLYALTLHDGAASPALSALLEIVTQKAENLLSNDMKLV; encoded by the coding sequence ATGCGTTTACGTCATATCGAAGTGATTCAGGCCATCTTGCAGACCGGACACCCAGGCCTGGCCGCCGAGTGGCTGCAACTCTCCGTGGGCGAGGTGGACGCCACCCTCAGGGATGCCGAGCTGCAACTGGGCTTCATGCTGTTTGCCAGTGTGCGCGGGCGCCTGCAAGCCACCCGTGAAACCCTGGAGCTGCAGGCGCACATTGCGCCCCTGTACGAAGCGCTGGAGCCGATACAGCGCCTGGCCAGCCGCTTGAAGCACCATCACGCGCCAACCTTGCGTGTGCTGTGCACCCCGCCGCTGGCTAACCAGCTGTTGCCCCACAGCATCGCCCTGCTGCGCCGACGTTTCCAGGACACGCCGTGCAACCTGTCAAGCCAACCGACCCGGGAGATCGTCCGCAGTTTGTTGCTGCATGAAACCGAAGTGGGTCTGAGTCTGCGTGATCCGGAACACCCGCACATTCAAAGCAGCGTGCTGGCCCAAGGCAAACTGCAATTGCTCGCGCCCCATGGCTGGCTCAAACCCAGGCAGAAGTACATCGCACTGCAGGACCTGGCGGGACAGTCGATGATTGGCCTGGAAGGCCAGGACCCGCTGAGCCGCCTGCTGGACGCCAAGCTGCAAGCCTTGCGCCCGCTGCCGGTGGTGCAGACGCGGGTGCAGACGTACCAGATGATGCGCAGCATGGTCGAAGCCGGCGAAGGCCTCGCGGTTGTCGACCCGTTCACGGCCTGCGGTGCACGGGACGCGGGACTGGATGTATGCCCGATCTCACCACCGATCAGTGTCAAGCTGTATGCCCTGACCCTGCATGACGGGGCCGCGTCACCGGCCCTGAGCGCGCTGCTGGAGATCGTGACCCAGAAGGCCGAAAACCTGCTGTCCAACGACATGAAACTCGTATAG
- a CDS encoding GNAT family N-acetyltransferase encodes MQAVMNPKYPGLSVRVADEGFDAYVWGNDFSFEVSAYGVPQMDKRVDQWPLERILPYRKCYGIDPEEFASFRNAPDSAIFMAYLDDRAVGHVVVSTNWNGFAHVDELAVALPARRHGVAKALLDVAQFWARKKNLPGMMLETQNNNLGACRLYERSGYVMGGIDQLRYRGIDPQTREVAIFWYRLFKTEVSSI; translated from the coding sequence ATGCAAGCTGTCATGAACCCGAAGTATCCAGGGCTCAGTGTGCGAGTCGCCGATGAAGGCTTCGACGCTTATGTGTGGGGCAATGACTTCAGTTTCGAGGTCAGTGCCTATGGCGTGCCGCAGATGGACAAGCGTGTCGATCAGTGGCCGCTGGAGCGCATCCTGCCCTATCGCAAGTGCTATGGCATCGACCCGGAAGAATTCGCCAGCTTTCGCAACGCGCCCGACAGCGCGATCTTCATGGCCTATCTGGATGATCGTGCCGTCGGACACGTCGTGGTCAGTACCAACTGGAACGGCTTTGCCCACGTTGACGAGCTGGCGGTGGCGCTGCCTGCACGGCGTCACGGTGTCGCCAAGGCGCTGTTGGATGTGGCGCAGTTCTGGGCACGCAAGAAAAACCTGCCGGGCATGATGCTTGAAACCCAGAACAACAACCTCGGTGCCTGTCGCCTGTATGAGCGTAGCGGGTATGTCATGGGGGGCATCGATCAACTGCGCTATCGCGGCATCGACCCGCAAACCCGTGAAGTGGCGATTTTCTGGTATCGGCTGTTCAAGACTGAAGTCAGCTCCATCTGA